From the genome of Brassica napus cultivar Da-Ae unplaced genomic scaffold, Da-Ae ScsIHWf_623;HRSCAF=919, whole genome shotgun sequence, one region includes:
- the LOC125604782 gene encoding ATP synthase subunit beta, chloroplastic-like translates to MSATEGLKRGMDVVDMGNPLSVPVGGATLGRIFNVLGEPVDNLGPVDTLTTSPIHKSAPAFIDLDTTLSIFETGIKVVDLLAPYRRGGKIGLFGGAGVGKTVLIMELINNIAKAHGGVSVFGGVGERTREGNDLYMEMKESGVINELNLADSKVALVYGQMNEPPGARMRVGLTALTMAEYFRDVNEQDVLLFIDNIFRFVQAGSEVSALLGRMPSAVGYQPTLSTEMGSLQERITSTKKGSITSIQAVYVPADDLTDPAPATTFAHLDATTVLSRGLAAKGIYPAVDPLDSTSTMLQPRIVGEEHYETAQQVKQTLQRYKELQDIIAILGLDELSEEDRLTVARARKIERFLSQPFFVAEVFTGSPGKYVGLAETIRGFNLILSGEFDSLPEQAFYLVGNIDEATAKATNLEMESKLKK, encoded by the coding sequence TACTTGGGGAACCTGTTGATAATTTAGGTCCTGTCGATACTCTCACAACATCTCCTATCCATAAATCCGCGCCTGCTTTTATAGACTTAGATACAACCTTATCTATTTTTGAAACAGGAATTAAAGTAGTAGATCTTTTGGCCCCTTATCGTCGTGGGGGAAAAATCGGACTATTCGGTGGGGCTGGCGTGGGTAAAACAGTACTAATTATGGAATTGATCAACAACATTGCCAAAGCTCATGGTGGTGTATCCGTATTTGGTGGAGTAGGCGAACGAACTCGTGAAGGAAATGATCTTTACATGGAAATGAAAGAATCTGGAGTCATTAATGAACTAAACCTTGCGGACTCCAAAGTAGCCCTAGTCTACGGTCAGATGAATGAACCGCCGGGAGCTCGTATGAGAGTTGGTCTGACTGCCTTAACTATGGCAGAATATTTCCGAGATGTTAATGAGCAAGACGTACTTCTATTTATCGACAATATCTTCCGTTTTGTACAAGCAGGATCCGAGGTATCCGCTTTATTGGGTAGAATGCCTTCTGCTGTGGGTTACCAACCCACCCTTAGTACCGAAATGGGTTCTTTACAAGAAAGAATTACTTCTACGAAAAAAGGGTCCATAACCTCTATTCAAGCAGTTTATGTACCTGCAGACGATTTGACTGACCCTGCTCCTGCCACCACATTTGCACATTTAGATGCGACTACCGTACTATCAAGAGGATTAGCTGCTAAAGGTATCTATCCAGCGGTAGATCCTTTAGATTCAACGTCAACTATGCTACAACCTCGAATCGTTGGCGAGGAACATTATGAAACTGCGCAACaagtaaagcaaactttacaacGTTACAAGGAGCTTCAGGACATTATAGCTATCCTGGGGTTGGACGAATTATCCGAAGAGGATCGCTTAACCGTCGCAAGAGCACGAAAGATTGAGCGTTTCTTATCACAACCTTTTTTCGTAGCAGAAGTATTTACAGGTTCTCCGGGAAAATATGTTGGGCTAGCGGAAACAATTAGAGGGTTTAATTTGATCCTTTCCGGAGAATTTGATTCTCTTCCTGAACAGGCCTTTTACTTAGTGGGTAACATCGATGAAGCTACTGCGAAGGCTACGAACTTAGAAATGGAGAGTAAATTGAAGAAATGA
- the LOC125604783 gene encoding NAD(P)H-quinone oxidoreductase subunit K, chloroplastic: protein MNSIKFPVLDRTTKNSVISTTLNDLSNWSRLSSLWPLLYGTSCCFIEFASLIGSRFDFDRYGLVPRSSPRQADLILTAGTVTMKMAPSLVRLYEQMPEPKYVIAMGACTITGGMFSTDSYSTVRGVDKLIPVDVYLPGCPPKPEAVIDAITKLRKKIAREIYKDRIRPQRGNRCFTTNHKFFVVRSTQTGNYDQELLYPPSSTSEISTETFFKYKSPVSSHELVN, encoded by the coding sequence ATGAATTCCATTAAGTTTCCCGTACTTGATCGAACAACAAAAAACTCAGTTATTTCAACTACGTTAAATGATCTTTCAAATTGGTCAAGACTTTCCAGCCTATGGCCGCTTCTTTATGGTACCAGTTGTTGTTTTATTGAATTTGCCTCATTAATAGGCTCCCGATTTGACTTTGATCGTTATGGGCTAGTACCAAGATCAAGTCCTAGACAGGCGGACCTTATTTTAACAGCAGGTACAGTAACAATGAAAATGGCTCCTTCTTTAGTGAGATTATATGAACAAATGCCTGAACCAAAGTATGTTATTGCTATGGGAGCGTGTACAATTACAGGGGGGATGTTCAGTACCGATTCTTATAGTACTGTTCGAGGGGTTGATAAGCTAATTCCTGTAGATGTCTATTTGCCGGGTTGTCCACCTAAACCAGAGGCTGTTATAGACGCTATAACAAAGCTTCGTAAGAAAATAGCTAGAGAAATCTATAAGGATCGAATTAGACCTCAACGGGGTAATCGGTGTTTTACTACCAATCACAAGTTTTTTGTTGTACGCAGTACACAGACTGGAAATTATGATCAAGAATTACTCTATCCACCATCATCTACTTCAGAGATCTCTactgaaacattttttaaatacaaaagccCAGTATCTTCCCACGAATTAGTGAATTAG
- the LOC125604786 gene encoding photosystem I assembly protein Ycf3, with product MPRSRINGNFIDKTFTIVADILLRVIPTTSGEKEAFTYYRDGMSAQSEGNYAEALQNYYEAMRLEIDPYDRSYILYNIGLIHTSNGEHTKALEYYFRALERNPFLPQAFNNMAVICHYRGEQAIQQGDSEMAEAWFAQAAEYWKQAITLTPGNYIEAQNWLTITRRFE from the exons ATGCCAAGATCGCGTATAaatggaaattttattgataaaacctTTACAATTGTAGCCGATATCTTATTACGAGTCATTCCGACAACTTCCGGAGAAAAAGAGGCATTTACTTATTACAGAGATG GGATGTCGGCTCAATCTGAAGGAAATTATGCGGAAGCATTACAGAATTATTATGAAGCTATGCGACTAGAAATTGACCCCTATGATCGAAGTTATATACTCTATAATATAGGCCTTATCCACACAAGTAATGGGGAACATACCAAAgctttagaatattattttcgGGCATTAGAACGAAACCCCTTTTTACCACAAGCTTTTAATAATATGGCTGTGATCTGTCATT ACCGTGGAGAACAGGCCATTCAACAAGGAGATTCTGAAATGGCGGAGGCTTGGTTTGCTCAAGCCGCCGAGTATTGGAAACAGGCTATAACGCTTACTCCTGGTAATTATATTGAAGCACAGAATTGGTTGACGATCACGAGGCGCTTCGAATAA
- the LOC125604777 gene encoding photosystem I P700 chlorophyll a apoprotein A2-like encodes MYRTNWGIGHGLKDILEAHKGPFTGQGHKGLYEILTTSWHAQLSLNLAMLGSLTIVVAHHMYSMPPYPYLATDYATQLSLFTHHMWIGGFLIVGAAAHAAIFMVRDYDPTNRYNDLLDRVLRHRDAIISHLNWVCIFLGFHSFGLYIHNDTMSALGRPQDMFSDTAIQLQPVFAQWIQNTHALAPGVTAPGETASTSLTWGGGELVAVGGKVALLPIPLGTADFLVHHIHAFTIHVTVLILLKGVLFARSSRLIPDKANLGFRFPCDGPGRGGTCQVSAWDHVFLGLFWMYNSISVVIFHFSWKMQSDVWGSISDQGVVTHITGGNFAQSSITINGWLRDFLWAQASQVIQSYGSSLSAYGLFFLGAHFVWAFSLMFLFSGRGYWQELIESIVWAHNKLKVAPATQPRALSIVQGAQDPTTRRIWFGIATAHDFESHDDITEERLYQNIFASHFGQLAIIFLWTSGNLFHVAWQGNFETWIQDPLHVRPIAHAIWDPHFGQPAVEAFTRGGALGPVNIAYSGVYQWWYTIGLRTNEDLYTGALFLLFLSALSLIGGWLHLQPKWKPRVSWFKNAESRLNHHLSGLFGVSSLAWTGHLVHVAIPASRGEYVRWNNFLSVLPHPQGLGPLFTGQWNLYAQNPDSSSHLFGTSQGSGTAILTLLGGFHPQTQSLWLTDMAHHHLAIAILFLIAGHMYRTNFGIGHSIKDLLEAHIPPGGRLGRGHKGLYDTINNSIHFQLGLALASLGVITSLVAQHMYSLPAYAFIAQDFTTQAALYTHHQYIAGFIMTGAFAHGAIFFIRDYNPEQNEDNVLARMLDHKEAIISHLSWASLFLGFHTLGLYVHNDVMLAFGTPEKQILIEPIFAQWIQSAHGKTSYGFDVLLSSTNGPAFNAGRSIWLPGWLNAINENSNSLFLTIGPGDFLVHHAIALGLHTTTLILVKGALDARGSKLMPDKKDFGYSFPCDGPGRGGTCDISAWDAFYLAVFWMLNTIGWVTFYWHWKHITLWQGNVSQFNESSTYLMGWLRDYLWLNSSQLINGYNPFGMNSLSVWAWMFLFGHLVWATGFMFLISWRGYWQELIETLAWAHERTPLANLIRWKDKPVALSIVQARLVGLAHFSVGYIFTYAAFLIASTSGKFG; translated from the coding sequence ATGTATAGGACCAACTGGGGTATTGGTCATGGTCTAAAAGATATTTTAGAGGCTCATAAAGGTCCATTTACAGGCCAAGGCCATAAAGGTCTATATGAAATTCTAACAACATCATGGCATGCTCAATTATCTCTTAACCTGGCTATGTTAGGCTCTTTAACTATTGTTGTAGCTCACCATATGTATTCCATGCCCCCTTATCCATATCTAGCTACTGACTATGCTACACAACTATCATTGTTCACACATCACATGTGGATTGGTGGATTTCTCATAGTTGGTGCTGCTGCGCATGCAGCCATTTTTATGGTAAGAGACTATGATCCAACTAATCGATACAACGATTTATTAGATCGTGTCCTGAGGCATCGCGATGCAATCATATCACACCTCAACTGGGTATGTATATTTCTAGGCTTCCACAGTTTTGGTTTGTATATTCATAATGATACCATGAGTGCTTTAGGGCGTCCACAAGATATGTTTTCAGATACTGCTATACAATTACAACCAGTCTTTGCTCAATGGATACAAAATACCCATGCTTTAGCACCTGGTGTAACAGCCCCTGGTGAAACAGCGAGCACCAGTTTGACTTGGGGGGGCGGTGAGTTAGTAGCAGTGGGTGGCAAAGTAGCTTTGCTACCTATTCCATTAGGAACGGCCGACTTTTTGGTACATCATATTCATGCATTTACAATTCATGTGACGGTATTGATACTGTTGAAAGGTGTTTTATTTGCTCGTAGCTCGCGGTTAATACCAGATAAAGCAAATCTTGGTTTTCGTTTCCCTTGTGATGGGCCTGGAAGAGGAGGAACGTGTCAAGTATCTGCTTGGGATCATGTCTTCTTAGGACTATTCTGGATGTACAATTCTATTTCGGTAGTAATATTCCATTTCAGTTGGAAAATGCAGTCAGATGTTTGGGGTAGTATAAGCGATCAAGGGGTGGTAACTCATATTACCGGAGGAAACTTTGCACAGAGTTCCATTACTATTAATGGGTGGCTCCGCGATTTCTTATGGGCACAAGCATCTCAGGTAATTCAATCTTATGGTTCTTCGTTATCTGCATATGGTCTTTTTTTCCTAGGTGCTCATTTTGTATGGGCTTTCAGTTTAATGTTTCTATTCAGCGGGCGTGGTTATTGGCAAGAACTTATTGAATCCATTGTTTGGGctcataataaattaaaagttgCTCCTGCTACTCAGCCTAGAGCCTTGAGCATTGTACAAGGAGCTCAGGACCCCACTACTCGTCGTATTTGGTTTGGTATTGCTACCGCACATGACTTCGAGAGTCATGATGATATTACTGAAGAACGTCTTTATCAGAATATTTTTGCTTCTCATTTCGGGCAATTAGCAATAATTTTTCTGTGGACTTCCGGAAATTTGTTTCATGTAGCTTGGCAAGGAAATTTTGAGACATGGATACAAGACCCTTTACATGTAAGACCgattgctcatgctatttgggATCCTCATTTTGGTCAACCGGCTGTGGAAGCATTTACTCGAGGAGGTGCTCTTGGCCCGGTGAATATAGCTTATTCTGGTGTTTATCAGTGGTGGTATACAATCGGTTTACGTACTAATGAAGATCTTTATACTGGAGctctttttctattatttctttcTGCCCTATCCTTAATAGGGGGTTGGTTACACCTACAACCAAAATGGAAACCAAGAGTTTCATGGTTCAAAAATGCTGAATCTCGTCTGAATCATCATTTGTCAGGACTATTCGGGGTAAGCTCCTTGGCTTGGACAGGTCATTTAGTACATGTCGCTATTCCTGCATCCAGGGGGGAATATGTTCGATGGAATAATTTCTTAAGTGTATTACCGCATCCCCAAGGGTTAGGCCCACTTTTTACGGGTCAGTGGAATCTGTATGCTCAAAACCCCGATTCAAGTAGTCATTTATTTGGTACCTCCCAAGGATCAGGAACTGCCATTCTAACCCTTCTTGGGGGATTCCATCCACAAACGCAAAGTTTATGGCTAACCGATATGGCACATCATCATCTAGCTATCGCAATTCTTTTCCTCATTGCGGGTCATATGTATAGAACTAACTTTGGAATCGGACACAGTATAAAAGATCTTTTAGAAGCACATATTCCTCCGGGAGGACGGTTGGGGCGTGGGCATAAGGGTCTTTATGACACAATCAATAATTCGATTCATTTTCAATTAGGCCTTGCTCTAGCCTCCTTAGGAGTTATTACTTCCTTGGTAGCTCAACACATGTACTCTTTACCTGCTTATGCGTTCATAGCGCAAGATTTTACGACTCAAGCTGCGTTATATACCCATCACCAATACATTGCAGGATTCATCATGACAGGAGCTTTTGCTCATGgagctatattttttattagagaTTACAATCCAGAACAGAATGAGGATAACGTATTGGCAAGAATGTTAGACCATAAAGAAGCTATCATATCCCATTTAAGTTGGGCCAGCCTCTTTCTAGGGTTCCATACTTTGGGACTTTATGTTCATAATGACGTCATGCTTGCTTTTGGTACTCCCGAAAAACAAATCTTGATCGAACCCATATTTGCCCAATGGATACAATCCGCTCATGGGAAAACTTCATATGGATTTGATGTACTTTTATCTTCGACAAATGGCCCAGCATTTAATGCGGGTCGAAGCATATGGTTGCCCGGCTGGTTAAATGCTATTAATGAGAATAGTAATTCATTATTCTTAACAATAGGTCCTGGAGATTTCTTGGTTCATCATGCTATTGCTTTAGGTTTACATACAACTACATTGATCTTAGTAAAAGGTGCTTTAGATGCACGTGGTTCCAAGTTAATGCCAGATAAAAAGGATTTCGGGTATAGTTTTCCTTGCGATGGTCCGGGACGAGGTGGTACTTGTGATATTTCGGCTTGGGACGCATTTTATTTGGCAGTTTTTTGGATGTTAAATACTATTGGATGGGTTACTTTTTATTGGCATTGGAAACACATCACATTATGGCAAGGTAACGTTTCACAGTTTAATGAATCTTCCACTTATTTGATGGGATGGTTAAGAGATTATCTATGGTTAAACTCTTCACAACTTATCAATGGATATAACCCGTTTGGTATGAATAGTTTATCAGTCTGGGCATGGATGTTCTTATTTGGGCATCTTGTTTGGGCTACTGGATTTATGTTCTTAATTTCCTGGCGTGGTTATTGGCAGGAATTGATTGAAACTTTAGCATGGGCTCATGAACGTACACCTTTGGCAAATTTGATTCGATGGAAAGATAAACCAGTAGCTCTTTCAATTGTGCAAGCAAGATTGGTTGGATTAGCTCACTTTTCTGTAGGTTATATATTCACTTATGCGGCTTTCTTGATTGCCTCCACGTCGGGCAAATTcggttaa
- the LOC125604778 gene encoding LOW QUALITY PROTEIN: photosystem II CP43 reaction center protein-like (The sequence of the model RefSeq protein was modified relative to this genomic sequence to represent the inferred CDS: deleted 1 base in 1 codon) — MNRRIAMTIALGKFTKDEKDLFDIMDDWLRRDRFVFVGWSGLLLFPCAYFALGGWFTGTTFVTSWYTHGLASSYLEGCNFLTAAVSTPANSLAHSLLLLWGPEAQGDFTRWCQLGGLWAFVALHGAFALIGFMLRQFELARSVQLRPYNAIAFSGPIAVFVSVFLIYPLGQSGWFFAPSFGVAAIFRFILFFQGFHNWTLNPFHMMGVAGVLGAALLCAIHGATVENTLFEDGDGANTFRAFNPTQAEETYSMVTANRFWSQIFGVAFSNKRWLHFFMLFVPVTGLWMSALGVVGLALNLRAYDFVSQEIRAAEDPEFETFYTKNILLNEGIRAWMAAQDQPHENLIFPEEVLPRGNLFNGTLALAGRDQETTGFAWWAGNARLINLSGKLLGAHVAHAGLIVFWAGAMNLFEVAHFVPEKPMYEQGLILLPHLATLGWGVGPGGEVIDTFPYFVSGVLHLISSAVLGFGGIYHALLGPETLEESFPFFGYVWKDRNKMTTILGIHLILLGVGAFLLVFKALYFGGVYDTWAPGGGDVRKITNLTLSPSVIFGYLLKSPFGGEGWIVSVDDLEDIIGGHVWLGSICIFGGIWHILTKPFAWARRALVWSGEAYLSYSLAALSVCGFIACCFVWFNNTAYPSEFYGPTGPEASQAQAFTFLVRDQRLGANVGSAQGPTGLGKYLMRSPTGEVIFGGETMRFWDLRAPWLEPLRGPNGLDLSRLKKDIQPWQERRSAEYMTHAPLGSLNSVGGVATEINAVNYVSPRSWLSTSHFVLGFFLFVGHLWHAGRARAAAAGFEKGIDRDFEPVLSMTPLN; from the exons ATGAATAGGAGGATCGCTATGACTATAGCCCTTGGTAAATTTaccaaagacgaaaaagatttatttgatattatggaTGACTGGTTACGGAGGGACCGCTTCGTTTTTGTAGGTTGGTCTGGTCTATTGCTCTTTCCTTGTGCCTATTTCGCTTTGGGGGGTTGGTTCACAGGTACAACCTTTGTAACTTCATGGTATACTCATGGATTGGCTAGTTCCTATTTAGAAGGTTGCAATTTTTTAACCGCTGCAGTTTCTACTCCTGCTAATAGTTTAGCGCATTCTTTGTTGTTACTGTGGGGTCCTGAAGCACAAGGAGATTTTACTCGTTGGTGTCAATTAGGCGGTCTGTGGGCTTTTGTTGCTCTCCACGGTGCTTTCGCATTAATAGGTTTTATGTTACGTCAATTTGAACTTGCTCGATCTGTTCAATTGCGACCTTATAATGCAATCGCATTCTCTGGTCCAATTGctgtttttgtttctgtctttctaatTTATCCACTAGGTCAATCTGGTTGGTTCTTTGCGCCTAGTTTTGGTGTAGCGGCTATATTTCGATTCATCCTCTTTTTCCAAGGGTTTCATAATTGGACATTGAACCCATTTCATATGATGGGAGTCGCTGGTGTACTGGGCGCGGCTCTGTTATGCGCTATTCATGGTGCTACTGTAGAAAATACTTTATTTGAAGATGGTGATGGTGCAAATACATTCCGTGCTTTTAACCCAACTCAAGCCGAAGAAACTTATTCAATGGTCACCGCTAACCGCTTTTGGTCACAAATCTTTGGGGTTGCTTTTTCCAATAAACGTTGGTTACATTTCTTTATGTTATTTGTACCAGTAACTGGTTTATGGATGAGTGCTCTTGGAGTAGTCGGTCTAGCTTTGAACCTACGTGCCTATGACTTCGTTTCCCAGGAAATCCGTGCAGCGGAAGATCCGGAATTTGAGACTTTCTAtactaaaaatattcttttaaacgAAGGTATTCGCGCTTGGATGGCGGCTCAAGATCAGCCTCATGAAAACCTTATATTCCCTGAGGAGGTTCTACCACGTGGAAAC CTCTTTAATGGAACTTTAGCTTTAGCTGGTCGTGACCAAGAAACCACTGGTTTCGCTTGGTGGGCCGGGAATGCCCGACTTATCAATTTATCTGGTAAACTATTGGGAGCTCATGTAGCCCATGCCGGATTAATCGTATTCTGGGCCGGAGCAATGAACTTATTTGAAGTGGCTCATTTTGTACCTGAAAAGCCCATGTATGAACAAGGATTGATTTTACTTCCCCACCTAGCCACTTTAGGCTGGGGGGTAGGTCCTGGGGGAGAAGTTATAGACACCTTTCCATACTTTGTATCTGGAGTACTTCACTTAATTTCTTCTGCAGTTTTGGGCTTTGGCGGTATTTATCATGCACTTCTGGGACCCGAAACTCTTGAAGAATCTTTTCCATTTTTCGGTTATGTATGGAAAGATAGAAATAAAATGACCACCATTTTGGGTATTCACTTAATTTTGTTAGGTGTAGGTGCTTTTCTTCTAGTATTCAAGGCTCTCTATTTTGGGGGCGTATATGATACCTGGGCTCCAGGAGGGGGGGATGTaagaaaaattacaaacttGACTCTTAGCCCAAGTgttatatttggttatttactaAAATCTCCCTTTGGGGGAGAAGGATGGATTGTTAGTGTGGACGATTTGGAAGATATAATTGGAGGGCATGTATGGTTAGGTTCCATTTGTATATTTGGTGGAATCTGGCATATCTTAACCAAACCTTTTGCATGGGCTCGCCGCGCACTTGTATGGTCTGGGGAGGCTTACTTGTCTTATAGTTTAGCTGCTTTATCTGTTTGTGGTTTCATTGCTTGTTGTTTTGTCTGGTTTAATAATACTGCTTACCCTAGTGAGTTTTACGGACCTACAGGGCCAGAAGCTTCTCAAGCTCAAGCATTTACTTTTCTAGTTAGAGACCAACGTCTTGGAGCTAACGTGGGGTCTGCTCAAGGACCTACAGGTTTAGGTAAATACTTAATGCGTTCCCCGACTGGAGAAGTTATTTTTGGAGGAGAAACAATGCGTTTTTGGGATCTGCGTGCTCCCTGGTTAGAACCTTTAAGGGGTCCTAATGGTTTGGACTTAAGTAGGTTGAAAAAAGACATACAACCTTGGCAAGAACGACGTTCTGCAGAATATATGACTCATGCTCCTTTAGGTTCCTTAAATTCTGTAGGGGGCGTAGCTACTGAGATCAATGCAGTCAATTACGTCTCTCCGAGAAGTTGGTTATCTACCTCTCATTTTGTTCTAGGATTCTTCCTATTCGTGGGTCATTTATGGCACGCGGGAAGAGCTCGGGCAGCGGCAGCAGGATTTGAAAAAGGAATTGATCGTGATTTTGAACCTGTTCTTTCTATGACTCCTCTTAACTAA